A region of the Bacillus sp. NP247 genome:
ACATATTGTGTGAATGGTCTTCAAGATTTGGTAGAAACGAAGCTATTTTCTCATCTGCCATATTTACAAATGTCAGAAGAAAGACTCTTGAAAGCTACGGAGTATAAATGGGATTCTTTTGAAACAGACGTTGAGGCGTGGGCATTTTTCTTATATTGTATCGGAGAAGAGCATCCATCTGTCTTTTTACGTCAATGGAAGTTCTCGAATAAAAAGATTAAAGATATCGTAGCGGTTTTATTAGCAATTCGTTCTAGAAAGGAGAAGGAGTGGGATACAATCCTTCTTTATAAAACTGGAATTCGCGTCGCTGAGATGGCGGAAAGAGTATATGAAGCGATAATAGAAAGTTATAATAGTGCGTCTGTTAAGCAAGTACAAACATTATTTCATGCATTGCCGATAAAAAATCGTCAAGAAATGAATGTGACTGGTAATGATTTATTAAGCTGGGCAGATAAAAAGCCAGGTCCGTGGGTTGCCGAAATGCTTCAAAATATTGAAAAAGCAATCGTACAAGGAGATGTAGTTAATAAGAAAGAGAATATAAGGGAGTGGCTACAAAGATGCAATCTACTATAAGAAAGCAGTTATTACAAGTTTTTTCTGAAGCAGATGGTGTATTTGTATCTGGTCAAACACTTAGTGACAAACTTGGCTGTTCGAGAACCGCTGTATGGAAGCATATGGAGGATCTTCGTAATGAAGGGTATGAACTAGAAGCTGTACGCCGCTTAGGGTATCGAATTGCTAGTAAACCAGATAAAGTAACTGCTAATGAGATTCAATTAGGATTACAAACAGAGCGTATCGGTAGAACGGTTTATTTTGAAGAATCGGTTGAATCTACTCAGCATATTGCAGCAAGACTTGCTTATGAAGGCGCAGAAGAGGGAACAATTGTCGTTGCTGAAGAACAAACAGCAGGTAGAGGACGTTTAAGTAGAAAATGGTATTCTCCAAAAGGAACAGGAATTTGGATGAGTATTATTTTGCGTCCATCTATTCCAGTTCATCATGCACCACAGCTTACTTTATTAGCAGCTGTTAGCGTAGCGCAAGCCATTGAAAAATGTACCGGTGTAAACGTAGGGATTAAATGGCCAAATGATATTTTAATTCAAGGTAAAAAAGCTGTCGGTATATTAACGGAGATGCAAGCTGATCCAGATAAAATTAATGCTGTTATTATGGGAATTGGCATTAATGCAAATCAGAAACAAGAACATTTTGATGAGGAAATTCAGCAAATTGCAACTTCATTAGCAATTGAATCGGGTAAGCCGATTGTTCGTGCGGAACTTATGCAACAAATTTTCTTGCAACTAGAGAAATTGTATGAAGAGTATTTAAAAAATGGCTTCTCTGTTATTAAAATTCTTTGGGAAAGTTACGCAGTAAGTATCGGAAAAGAAATTACAGCTCGAACGATGAAGGAAACTATTAATGGGCTAGCAAAAGGGATTACGGAGGATGGTGTATTGTTACTTGAGGATCATCAAGGACAAGTGCACCACATTCATTCTGCTGATATAGAAATTAAGTAAAAGAAGTTCCTATTTTGGAGCTTCTTTTTGTCATTTAGATACTAATAAATTTCACATACCGTAATAGGGATAGAAAATTATTTTTTCGAAAAAATGTAGCAATTCCTTTTCAGAGTTTGCTATAATTGATTCGAATATGGGCAGTATCAAAGCGAACTGCACCATTATTTTACGCAGTATGAAAAAATAATAATTTGGATTCTGCCTTGATCCAATAACGGACTGGGACAGAGGGATGAATAATGCCGACTAACACACAACCCTTCTGCCCTTTTATGGCCAGAGGGGTTTTTTATATGATTTCGGCCATCTCCTCTCTCCTGCATAAAGGAGGAGTAGTTTTTGAAAA
Encoded here:
- a CDS encoding biotin--[acetyl-CoA-carboxylase] ligase, producing the protein MQSTIRKQLLQVFSEADGVFVSGQTLSDKLGCSRTAVWKHMEDLRNEGYELEAVRRLGYRIASKPDKVTANEIQLGLQTERIGRTVYFEESVESTQHIAARLAYEGAEEGTIVVAEEQTAGRGRLSRKWYSPKGTGIWMSIILRPSIPVHHAPQLTLLAAVSVAQAIEKCTGVNVGIKWPNDILIQGKKAVGILTEMQADPDKINAVIMGIGINANQKQEHFDEEIQQIATSLAIESGKPIVRAELMQQIFLQLEKLYEEYLKNGFSVIKILWESYAVSIGKEITARTMKETINGLAKGITEDGVLLLEDHQGQVHHIHSADIEIK